The Trueperaceae bacterium sequence ATGCCGAACTCCGCGAGGCGGCGGGCGCCGGGACCGTGCCGCTCGAGGATCGCCTCGAGCTCGGCGGCGCGGGGGCCCTCGACCGCGCGGATCGCGCCCGCCTCGTAGCGCACGACGAGCGGCGCGTCGAGGAGGCCCAAGCCGGGCCAGGAGCCGTTGACGACCAGCGTCCCGTCGCCGACGCCGTCGTCGATGCCGCACGCCGCTTCGCCGGCGGGGAGGTTCCCGACCTGGCCGGGGGCGTGGTAGCGGCCGGTCTCCATCATGCCGCGCTGACCGGCGACGGCGAAGGTCAGGTCGGTCCCGTCCTCGCTCGTGAGGCGCACCTCGCGGGCGGCCTCGAGGCGCGCGGCGTACGCCGCGGCGCGCTCCGCGACGACGTCGTAGTCGGCGAGCAGGCCGGCGGCCAGCTGCGCTTCGGTCAGGTCGGAGTTCGTCGCGATCCGCGTGCCGGCCCGCGCCGCGCCGCGCACCCCGTCGGTGTGGGTGTAGGAGCGGCGCGTCGAGATCAACGCCGCGTCGACGGCGTGCAGGGTGGCGACGTGGTCGTCCGGAAGTTCGTAGGTGGGCTCGCCGGGCAGCGGCAGCCGAAGGGTCTCGACCTCGTGCAGGGGTGCGGCCGCCTCGATGGCGTCGGCCAGGTCGTCGCGGCCGGGCGCGAGGACGAGCGCGAGGCGCTCGCCGGCCTGCAGGGCGAAGTTGGCGCGGATCAGGTTGTCGGCGGCGTGGGGGAGCGAGGACGTCATGGAAGGAACCTCCGGATTCCGGTATGGTGGACGGGACGTTCAAGGCATTGAACTTTGCGGAAGGCGGATCGCCTTCGATGCGAAGGGGAACGGACGACGCGATGGACGAAGCGAACCTGGGACGGCGACTGCGCGCGGTGCGCCACGCGCGGGGGCAGACCCTCGCCGAGGTCTCGACGTTGTCGGGCCTGTCCCGCTCGTTTTTGTCGATGCTCGAGACCGGCAAGACGAACGTCTCGGCGGAGAAACTGCAGCGCCTCGTGCGGGTGTACGACCTCACCCTCGACGACGTCCTGCCGAGCGAGACCTCGAAGGGCCTGGCGCAGATCGTGCGGGCGGGCGACGGCGCCCGCCTCACCGGGTTCCGTGGCGGCATCGAGGGGCGGCTGTTGGTGCGCGACATGCAGCGCCGCATCCAACCGGTCCGCCTGGTCCTGCCCCCCGGGGCGGAGCACCGCAACGACGAGGGGCACGCCGGCGAGGAGTTCCTCATGGTGTTGGAGGGGACGGTCGTGTTCGAGCTCGACGACGTCCCCGCGGAACGCCTCGAGGTCGGCGACAGCGCCTTCTACCCCTCCGCGCTGGCGCACGCCTACCGCAACGACGGCGACGCGCCGGCGGTGCTGCTCACGATCAGCGTCCCCAACACCTGGCTTCACTCCTGATCCCCCGCCGGCGCCTGCGGCGCGCCGGCGACGCCGCCCGCCGGTGCGGCGGGGGGTCGCGCGGGACGGATCGCGCCCCGCACCTGCACGAGGGCGAGCCCGGCGACGAGGATCGCGACGCCGGTCCACTGCACCCACGTGTGGCGCTCCCCGAAGATCAACGCGCCCCAGAGGATCGTGAGCATCGGCTGGAGCAGCAACAGCATGCCGACCTCCAGCGTCGGGAGGCGCCGCAACGCCGGCGTGATCGCCAGCCACCCCCCCACCTGACTCACGAGCGCCAGCGCCGCGAGCCAGACGAACGCGTCGGCGGGCACGCGCACCGCGAAGGCGGGGTCGGCGGGGGACAGCGCCCACGTCGTGGCGGCCGCCGCGAACGTCACCAGCACCAGCGCGGCGAGGGGGGAGGGGAGGCGGCGGCTGGCCTCCCGGAAGCTCAGCAGGTACGTCGCGTTCGCCGCGGCGGTCGCGAGGCCGAGCCCCGCCGCCCAGCCGGGACGCGCGATCGTGGTGGGTTCCCCGACGACGCCGGCGATCATCGCCACCGCGACCAACAGGACCGGGAGGAGGGCCAGGGTGAGGGCGGTCGGGCGTTCGCCGTGCAGCCACCAGGCGATCACCCCCACCAGGACCACCTGCAGGTTCCCCATCAGGGTCGACAGGCCGGCCCCGGCGACCGCGATGTTGACGTGCCAGACGGTGACGTTCAGCGCGAAGATCGCGCCGGTCGCGAGCGCGAACCGCACGCCCGCCGCCGACCAGGCCGGCCCGCCCGCGCGGGGCAGCAGCCCGCGCGCGGCGGCGAGCGCCAGCAGGACCGGCGCGGCGAGCGCGGTCCGGTAGAACGTCGCGGTGGTCGCCCCGACGTCGGCCAGCCCGACGAAGATGGCGGAGAAGGAGATGCCGACGACGCCCAGCAGCGCGACGGCGCGCGTCACGCGCCGTCCTTGAGGCGCCGGTCGAACACGTCGCGCAGGCCGTCGCCCAGGAGGCTGAAGGCCAACACCGTCAGGGTGATCGCGACGCCGGGGAACAGCGTCACGTGCGGCGACGTGCGGATCACCTCGCGGCCGACGCTGAGCATCCGCCCCCAACTCACGTCCGGCGGTTGCGTCCCGAGGCCCAGGAACGACAGGGCGGCTTCGGCGACGATGGCGGTGCCCATGCCGAGCGTCGCGAGGACGAGGGCGGGCGCCCACGCGTTCGTGACGACGTGGCGCACGAGGATGTGGACGTGCCCGCCGCCCAGGGCGCGGGCGGACTCCACGAACTCCTGTTCGCGGAGCGCCAACACCTCGCTGCGCACGACGCGCGCCATCGTGGGGATGCGCACGACGGCGATCGCCAGCATGGCGTTGACGATGTTCGGGCCCAACGCCGCGACGATCGCGATCGCCAGCAGGATCCCGGGGAGCGCCAGCAGAACGTCCATGAAGCGCATGATCACGTCGTCCACGAGCCCCCCGAGGTACCCCGCGACCGCGCCGAGCACCACGCCGAACACCAGGCTGAGGCTGGTGGCGAGGAAGCCGACCATCAACGACACGCGCGTCCCGATGATCAACCGCGAGAGGATGTCGCGGCCGAGCGCGTCCCCGCCGAGCACGAACTCGGTGTTGAGGGCCCCGTCGACCCAAAGGCCGCGCGGCGGCTCGTAGCGGGTCCACAGGTCCTGGGCGTAGGGATCCATCGGCGTCAACCACGGCGCGAACGCCGCGACGACGACGAAGAGCGCGATCAGCACGCCCCCCACCATCACGTTCGGGTTGCGCGCCAGGCGGCGCAAGAGACGTCGGCGCGGGTGCGACCGGGTGGTGCCCGCGGTGGCGGCGTCAGTCATAGCGGATCCTCGGGTTGATCAGGCCGTAACTGAGGTCCACGATCAGGTTCACGAACACGAACACCACCGCCAGCATGAGGATGCTGCCCTGCACGACCGGGAAGTCGCGCTGGGCGATGGAATCGACGATCAGGCGCCCGATGCCGGGCCAGGCGAACACCGTTTCGGTGACGATCGCGCCGCCCAACAGGAAGCCGAACTGCAGGCCGACGACCGTCACGACCGGCAGGATGGCGTTGCGCAGGGCGTGCCGCACCGTCACGACGGCGCGCCGGACCCCCTTCGCGCGGGCGGTGCGGACGTAGTCGAGGCCCAGCACCTCGAGCAGCGAGGAGCGGGTCATGCGGGTGATGATCGCCATGATGCTGGTCCCGATCGCGAGGGACGGCAGCAGGAGGTGCCGCGCCGCGTCGCCCAGCGGGCCCCAGCGGAACTCGGTGACGCCCAGGCCGAGCGCCTCGAGGACGCCCGGCCCCCGCCCGAAGGCGGGGATCCAGCCGACGTTCGCCGCGACGGTGGAGAGCAAAATAAGGCCGATCCAGAAGTTCGGGGCGGCGACCCCGACCAACGCCAACCCCATGCTGGCGAGGTCGATCGGCGAGTTGCGCGTGACCGCCGCCAGCACCCCGAGGGGGATGCCGATCGCGACGGCGAGGATCAACGCGACGACGGCCAGCTCGAGCGTCGCCGGGAGGCGTTGCGCGACGAGCTCGATCACCGGCGTGCCGGAGCGGATCGAGTCGCCCAGATCGCCCTGCACCGCCGCCGCCATCCAGCGCACGTACTGCACCGGAAGCGGTTCGTCGAAGCCGTACAGCTCCGTGAGGCGCTGGACGTCCTCGGGGCGGGCCTGCTCGCCGAGCATGATGCGGATCGGGTCGCCCGGCGACAGGTGGACGAGGAGGAACACGATCACCGAGACGCCGAGCAGGGTGATCGCGAGCGAGATCAGGCGTTTGAGGACGTAGCCGGTGATGCCCATGAGCGAGGGTCCCGTTGGCCGGCGGGGGCCGGACGAGGACCGCCGGCCGGCGCCCGGGTGGGGCGCGACGGCCGGCGGTCGGGGCGTGCGGGGGTCAGTCGGTGATCTCGACGAGGTGCAGGTTCGCGAAGGTGGCGCTCGAGTACGGGTGCGCCTCCCAGCCCTCGACCGCGGCGCGGCTCAGGGCGACCTCCTCGCTGTGGTTGATGAAGGCGAACGGCGCGTCGTCCATCAACACCCGCTGGGCCTCCTGGTACGTCGCGATGCTCTCGTCGCTCCCGGGCGGCAGCCGCCGGCCCTCGTCGAGCAACGCGTCGAGCGCGGGGTTGCCGTAGGCGGTGAAGTTCGATCCGCCCTCGCTGTGGAACAGCTCGTACATCGCGTAGTTCGGGTCGACGTTGCCGCTCCAGCCGATCAGGAACAGGTCGTAGTCGGTGCTGTCGAGCAGGCGGTCGATGAACGCGCCGAACTCCTCGATGATGATCTCGATCTCGACGCCGATCTGCGCCGCCTCGAACTGCAGGATCTCCGCCATCAACGGCCGGACCGGGTTCTCGTTCGTGTGCAGGCGGACCGACAGCTGGTCCACGCCGGCCTCGGCGAGGAGCTCCGCGGCGCGCTCGGGATCGTACGGGTACGTCTCCGCGTCGGGCTCGAAGTAGACGCTGCTCGGCGCGATCGGGCCGGTCCCGACGCTGCCGACGCCCTCGAGGATGCGGTCGACGATGCCCTCGCGCGGGATGAGGTGGCTGATCGCCTGGCGGACGCGGGCGTCGCCGAGCTCCGGGTGCTCGGTGTTGAACGCGACGTACTGGTGGCCGAGCCCGTCGACGCGCTGGACGTCGATCGCGTCGCTCGCCTCGACGTTCTCGAGCTCGCTGCGGACCGGCTGGCCGTAGTACAGGTCGATCTCGCCCGACTCGAGCGCGATGAGGCGGGTGGTGTCCTCGATGATGGGGCGGAACTCGACCCGGTCGACCTTCGGCGCGCCGCCCCAGTAGTCCTCGTTGGCCTCGAGGACCATGCGGTCGTCGCGCGCCCACGATTCGAAGACGAAGGGGCCGGTCCCGACCGGGGCGCTGCCGAAGTCCTCGTTCTCGCCGAGGTCGGCGGGCACGATGTGGAGCCGCGCGATCGAGTTGAGGATGAAGGCGTTGTCGCCGGTCAGGTCGAAGCGGACCGTGGAGTCGTCGAGGATCTCGACGTTCGTGATGTCCTCGTACAGCGCCGGGTTGGCGGCGGGGTTGTCGGGGTTCAGCATCCAGTCGAACGTGTACTTCACGTCCTCGGCGGTGAACGGCTCGCCGTGGTGGAACTCGACGCCCTCGCGCAGCTCGAAGGTGATGCTGCTGCCGTCCTCGGCGAAGCTCCAGGAGGTCGCCAGGCGCGGCTGGTAGCTGAGGTCGGTGTCGAAGATCAACAGCGGCTCCATGATGGCGTACATCCGCTGGTAGCTGTAGACGTCGTACGTGATGCGCGGGTCGAGGTCGGACGCCTCGGCGACGGTACCGATCGTCAGCGTGGACTGCGCCTGGGCGGACCCCAGGGCGAGCAGGCCGGCGAGGATCAGGGCGAGCGGGGCGGAGAAGAGCTTGGTCACGACTACCTCCAGGAAACGGGTCGGGCGGGCGTCGGGGCGGCGAACCTCGGGGCGGGGTCGGGGGCGGAGGGCGGCGGGCGGCGTCAGACGAGCGGGAAGCGCGTCGGGGGGTGGCTGAGGACCTCGTGGCCGTCCTCGGTGACGAGGACGTCCTGTTCGTGGCCGACGGGGGGGCCGTCGACGCCGGTGCGACCGTGGACGACCGGTTCGACGGTGTACACCTCGCCGGCGCGGATCGCGGGCTTGCCGCGCTCGCCGTAGCGGGCGTTGAGGGGGGCGAGGGTGGTGCCGCCGTCGTGCACGGCGCGCCCGATCTGATGCCCGAGCGCGTGGGTGTAGGCGGGGATGCCGTTCGCTTCGAGGTGCTCGCGGGCGATGCGGTCGAGCTCCCAGCCGGCGACGCCGGGCTTCATGGCGTCGATCGCCTTCATCATCGCGTCGTGCCCGGTGCGGAAGCGGTGCTCGATCTCCGGCGGCGCGGCGGTTTCGCCGTCGCGGCGGACGTACCAGGCGCGCTGGATGTCGCTGGTGTAGCCCTCGACGTAGACGCCCATGTCGACGACGACGGTGTCGCCGGGCGTGAGTTCGGCGTCGCTGGCGGGCCGGTGCCCCATGCCGACGTGGCCCACCATGACGTTGGCGCCGTCGCCGAACGAGTGGGTGACGCCGTAGTGCCGGTGGCGTTCCTTGACGAACGCCGCGACCTCGCGCTCGGTGCGTCCCGCGCGGAGGAACTCCCCGACCTCGTCGAGGACGGTTTCGGTGATGCGCACCGCCTCGCGGAGGCGGCGGAGCTCCTCGGGGGTCTTGAGGGCGCGGAGGTCGGCGAGCGCGGTCGGGGCGGGGCGGAGGCGGGCGTCGAACGGCTCGACCGGGAGGATCGTGCCGAGCTTGTGCAGCATCCCGACGCTGAGCCCGTCGGCGAGCGGGTCGGCGGTCGAGGCGTTCACGGCCACCGTCGTCGGGGCGACGTCCTCGAGGAGGGTGCGGAGCGGCTCCATGAAGCCGCCGGTGCCGTAGGAGACGACCTCGAAGACGCCGGTGCGTTCGAACGGGTCGACGTCGTAATCGGCGACGACGGCGACCTTGCGTCCCTCGCGGGTCATCAGGAAGGCGGCTTCGCCGACGACGCCGTCGCCGGTCAGCAGGTGGACGGCGGGGTCGCTGTCCTCGCGGGTGAGGACGAGCCAGGCGTCCGCTTCGAGGGCCGGCAGCCAGGCGTCGAGTTGGGCGTGCTTCTCGCGGACGAGGGTGACGTCGTTCGGGTTCACGTGGGGTGCGCCTCCTCGGGGTGCGGAGTTCCGGCGAGTATAGAGGCGCGCCCCCACCCCGTCAAGATATTGAACAGGGTTCAACGAGGCGGGGGTGGCGCGATAGGGTGCCGGCATGATCCCCGGTTCGCGCTCCACCCCCCCCGGCGCCCCCGAGACCGCGGTGCCCTCGCCCGCCCACCCCCGGCCCCACGTCCGCCACGACGCCGGCGACGCCTTCTTCGGCTACTACCCCGGCCCGGTCGCCGTGATCACCGCCCGCCACGAGGGCGCCGTCAACGTCATGAGCGCCGGCTGGCACGCCGCCCTGTCCGCCGACCCGCCGCTGTACGGCGTCGCGGTGGCGCCCGAACGCCACACCCACGCGTTGATCACCGCCGCCGGCGCGTTCGCCGTGCACTTCCTCGGCCTCGAACGCGCCGACGCCATCCAGGGCGCCGGCGTCCTGAGCGGCGCCGACGTCCCCGACAAACTCGCGGCGCTCAACCTCGCCTGGCGCGAGGGCGACCACGGCCTCCCCATCCTCGAGGACGCCTACCTCGCCTACGCCTGCACCGTCCGCGACCGCCACCCCGCCGGCGACCACGACTGGTTCGTCGGCGACGTCACCGGCGTCTACGCCGACCCCGGCGCCTACCCCGACCGCCTCCTCGACCCCGCCGTCGCCTCCGCGGCGATGTACTACGGCCGCTCCCGCTACGAGGGCCTCGGGCACGGAACCGTCCGCACCTTCGACGTCGAGGCCCTCCGGGCGCTCGCGAACGACGGGGAGGGGGGCGCGTGAACCGCGCGACCGACACCTTCCGCGCGGTCCTGCCGCTGCGCGAGGCGGCGCGCGTCGAGAACGACTGGTTGCGCCGCCGCCTCGCCACCGTCCTCCCCGAGGTCATGCGGCGCGAGGGCGTCGATACCTGGATCGTCGTCGCCCGCGAGTACGCCGAGGACCCGGTCGTCCTGAGCCTCCTGCCCGCCCCCATGCTGTCCGCCCGCCGCCGCACCGTCCTGGTGTTCCACGCCCCCGAGGACGGACCGTTCGAGGCGCTCGCCATCGCCAACGCCGGCATCGGGCTGGACGCCGTCTACGAACCGGTCTGGCGCAAGACGCAGACCGAACGCGCCGAGGAAACCCAAGCGGAGGCGCTCCGCCGCGTCCTCGAGGCCCGCGACCCGCAGCGGATCGGCATCGACGTCAGCGAGACGTTCGCCTTCGGGGACGGCCTGACGGTCACGCAACGCGACTGGCTCGAGGCGGCCCTCGGACCGGACCTGTTCGCCCGCACCGTCTCCGCCGAACGCGTCGCCGTCGGCTGGCTGGAGCGGCGCCTCCCCGAGGAGATCGCCAGCGCGGACGCCTCCAACCGCCTCGCGCACGACCTGATCGCCGAGGCGTTCTCGACCCGCGTCGTCCAACCGGGCGTCACCCGCGCCCCGGACGTCGCCTGGTGGTTGCGCGAACGCACCCGCGAGCTGGGCCTGAGCTGTTGGTTCCAGCCGTCGGTCTCCATCCAACGGCGCGGCGAGACGCTCAGCCCGATGGGGGCGACGCCGGACGCGGTGATCCTGCCCGGCGACCTGCTGCACTGCGACTTCGGGTTGCACGAGCTCGGCTTGGCGACCGACACCCAACGCAACGCCTACGTCCCGCACCTGCACGAGGACGGCCCGAGCGACGGGATGCGCGAAGCGATGCGCCTCGCCAACCGCCAGCAGGACCTCCTCGCCGCGGAGATGGTGGCGGGCCGGACCGGCAACGAGGTCCTCGCCGCCGCCCGCGCCGCGATGGACGAAGAGGGCCTCGACGGGCGCATCTACTCCCACCCGATCGGCGTGCACGGGCACGGGGCGGGACCGATGATCGGCCGCTACGACGAGCAGGCGTTCCTGCCCGGCACCGGCGAAGCGACGCTGCACGACGACACGCTGTTCTCCTTCGAGATGCTGATCCGGCATCCGCTGCCCGAATGGGACGACCAGACGATCTATCTCGCCACCGAGCAGATCGTGGCGTTCACCGGCGGCGCGGTGCGCTACCTCGGCGGGGGGCGCCAGACCGAGTTGTACGTCGTGCGCTGAGTCAAGCGCCGTCCGGCGCGAGGGCGTCCACCTCGATCTCGACGCGGACGTCCTCGCCGATCAGGCCCGACGCCACCAACGTGTTGGCCGGCTCCGCGACCCCGAGCCGCGCCCCGTGCGCGTCGGCGACCGCCGCGACGTCGGCGGGGTCGGCGACGTGGATGCGGGTCCGCACGACGTCCTCCAGGCCCGCCCCGAGGCTGCGCAGCACCCCCGCCACCTTGTCCAGCACGAAGTGCGTCTGCGACGCCGCGCTCGACGGCGCGACGAGGCGCGTCCCGTGGTGCGCCGTCGTGCCGGAGATGCGGATGGCGCGCCCGTCGCGCCGCGCCCGGGCGTACCCCGCGCGCCCTTCCCATTCGGTGCCGGTCCGGACCCGCCGGACCCCGCGCGCGTCGGTCGCCACCGGGTAGGGCGCGGGGAGGGCGTCCAGATGGTGCCGGAGGTCGCCCGACGCGGTCAGGAACGGCTCCCGGCGGTACTCGTCGCCGCAGTCCCCCGGGACCGGAGCGAGGCCGGCGATGGCGTCCTCCAGGATCGAGCGGTCGGCGTCGGACAACGTCAGTTCGAGGCCGCGGAGGGTGTCGGCGACGTGCTCCGACGCCCCCAGGCGCGCCCCCACGATCACGCCCGCCACGCCCGGCGTGTCCAGCACGAAGCGGGTCGCGACGTTCGCGATGGAGGCGTCGTGCCGGTCGGCGACGGCGCGCGCGGCGTGCAGGACCGCCTGGTAGGCGTCCCACCCGCCGATGGCCTCCACGAAGCGGCGGTACTTGTTCAACGACCAGGGGGTGGCCTCGTCGTCCCACGTCGGTTCCTCGCGCCCCAACCACCGGTCGGTCAACAGGCCGCCCGCCAGGGTGCCGTAGGCCAGGACGTGGACGTCGCGCTCGAGGGCCAGGTCGGTCAGCCCGTGCGCCGCGCGCCGGTCGAGGAGCGAGAAGCTCACCTGGTTCGTCACCAGCGGCAGGCCGTCGTCCAGCGCCAGCCGCCAGTGCGCGGTGTCGACGTTCGTGAGGCCCAACGCCCCGATGCGGCCCGCCTGGCGCAGGTCGTTCAGCTGGTGGAGTTGGTCGAGCCACGCGGGGTCGTCGTACGTCCACGTGTGGAACTGCAGCAGGTCGATCCGCTCGGTCCCCAGCCGCTCCGCCGCCCGGTCGACCGCCGCGACGACGTCCTCGCGGGTCGTGGGGCCGGGCTTCGGCACCCACTTCGTGAGCATCTGCGTCGCCCCCCTGCGCGTCGCGCGGTGGTGGCCCGCGATGACCTCCGCGGAGCCGTAGTGGTCCGCCATGTCGAACGTCGTGAGGCCGGCCGCGACGTAGCGGTCCATCGCCGCCGCCGCGGTCTCGGGATCGAGGGTCGCGCCGCCGCGCTCCATGTCGGCGACCTGCCAGAGGCCGGTCAGGACCCGCGCGATCTCCAGATCGGGCGCGATCCGGAGGCGCGGCACGGCACCTTCGCTGGGGGACGTCATGGCCGCGAGTGTACCTGCGGGCCCCGACGGGCGGGGCGTCGGACGTCAGGGGCGGCGGGAGACCAGGGTCACGCCGGCCGGCGGTGCGTCGGGATCGCGGACCGCGCTCAGGAAGTCGTCGTTCTCCACCGATTCCACCCGTCCGCCGCCCCCACCGTTCCAGTAGATGCCGGGCGTGCACGGGCGGGGGACGTCGACGTCGGGATGCGCCCGGGCGTAAATGGGTCCGGCGAAGCCCATGCCGCCTGCTCCGCGTTTGCACACGCTGCCGTCGGCGAAGATCGCCGCCTGCAGGCCGGAGGACGGCTTTCGCTCGAACCGTACGTTGCCCTCGGATGCGATCAGGATGCGCACGATGGTGCCTCCACCGGGCGCCGCGGTGCCCTCGATGGCGTAGTCGCGGGCGTCGAAGACGACGTCCCGCTCGGCCAGTAGCGTATTGCGGCCGGAGAGGCGCATGCCGTCGGCGGGGACGACGCTCGCCGCGGACACGCGCAGTCCGTACGGGGGATCGAGCGACGCGGCGTCGGAGCTTCGCGCTGCGATGCGGACCGTCGTGTCCGGCCCGCCGACGATCGTGAGTCCGTTCGCCTCGCCGCGGACCGTCATCTCGCTCCCGTCCTCGAGGCACAACCGCGTTCCGGGCGGGTAGGCGTCGGCGTCGACGTTGGTGACGCCGGAAAGCGTGAAGCTGCACGTCCCGCCCCAGGCGTCGACGAGCCCGTCGCGGTCCAGTACCTGGGCGCGTACGGCCGCCGTTCCCACTTCGCACTCCGGCGCGTGGCGGCCCCGTCCGAGTTCGCACGGGTGCGGGGAACCGTCGTCGCGAACGCCGGACGCGCCCAAGGGGCGGGCGGCCTGCGCGCTGGAGGATCGCGCGTCGCGAGCGGCGCGTGCTTCGATGCGGCCGTTGGCGGCCAGCGGGATGGAGAGGTCGACGCGCCCCTTGATCGTCATGTCGCTCGTCGTTTGCCACCCCTCGAAGCCCGACGCAGCGGCTACGGTGAAGCGCGCCGACGTTCGATGCGCCGCGGATTCCCGGCCGTACCCGACGACGTGGATGCGGCCTCCGACGACGGTACCGTCCTCGTCCGTGGCGTAGGTGAGATCCTCCACGGCGTACCGGTCGGTGGCGGGGAGGAGGGTCTCCGCCTTCGGCCACGGGGGGGTCTCGGATCCAGCGTGCACCTCGCGTAGCGCGAGGAGCGCGAGGTCCAGCCCCTCGTCCGACGCGAACTCGGCCTCGGCGGCGGCGTACGTGTTGCGGGCCACGTCGAGGTTGGTCGTCGCGACGAAGTGCGAAGCGGCTGCGAGTACGGAAAGAACGAGAAGGACGAGGAGGGTCGTGACGAGCACGAAGCCGTCGGGACCGGCACGACAGGGCGCACGTCTCACGGTCGGGTCACCTCCACGGATTGCGGGTTGAACGTCGCGATCAGAAAGGTCACGGGGTTCGCCTCCACGGGGTCGATTCGGACCTCGAGGCCGACGACGTCGTCGGGGACCGTCCCGCCTGCGAGGAGGTCGCTCGGCGCGACGGTCGAGCGGTCCTTGCGCACGAGCGATACGACGCGAACGCCGCTCACGCCACCGATCAGAGCACCGTCGAAGGTCTCACTGGGGGTTCGGAGGGTCCGATCGAGCGTCCCCCCGTCGGGATCGAGGGCGAACGTCGTTTCGTGGCGCTCCACGTTGCCGGATGCGGTGTAGCGATCGTCCAGGTAGAACGCGGTGATGCGATCGGAGGTCGCCATCCGCTCGATCCGGAGGGTCGTGCCGCCGGTCCACGCCGCGAAGGGCCGATCGGACGGGGTCGCGTCGTCCCCCGGATACCCCGCGAGCGCCAGGTCGCGTCGAAGGACGGCGATGGCCCCCTCTACGTCCTGAAAGGAGGCGCTTCGCTCCACGCTCGTCGAGAACGTCCGTCCCGCATCGGCGAAGAGTCCCCCGAGCGCGAGGAGGGCGATCACGGTGATGACCGACGCGATGAGGAGCTCCACGAGCGTGAAGCCCGCGGCGTTGCGAAGCCTCACGGTGGCGTCCCCGTGAGGACGTTCCCCGTCCACAACGCCGACAGCGACTGCGTCGCGCCGTCGGCGCGGGTGGCGGTGACCGCGATCCGGTAGGCGTTGGGGGCGGTCCCCCCGCCGCACGTCAGGGTGCCGGCGTCGGCGTCGAAGGTGCACGGTGCGATGTCCACCCGGCAGTCGCTGACGACGTCGGG is a genomic window containing:
- a CDS encoding aminopeptidase — protein: MTSSLPHAADNLIRANFALQAGERLALVLAPGRDDLADAIEAAAPLHEVETLRLPLPGEPTYELPDDHVATLHAVDAALISTRRSYTHTDGVRGAARAGTRIATNSDLTEAQLAAGLLADYDVVAERAAAYAARLEAAREVRLTSEDGTDLTFAVAGQRGMMETGRYHAPGQVGNLPAGEAACGIDDGVGDGTLVVNGSWPGLGLLDAPLVVRYEAGAIRAVEGPRAAELEAILERHGPGARRLAEFGIGMNDTVTLQGNTLLDEKVTGTVHVAVGNDVTFGGTNDVGYHADAVVVGPRLALDGEDVPLP
- a CDS encoding cupin domain-containing protein, translated to MRRGTDDAMDEANLGRRLRAVRHARGQTLAEVSTLSGLSRSFLSMLETGKTNVSAEKLQRLVRVYDLTLDDVLPSETSKGLAQIVRAGDGARLTGFRGGIEGRLLVRDMQRRIQPVRLVLPPGAEHRNDEGHAGEEFLMVLEGTVVFELDDVPAERLEVGDSAFYPSALAHAYRNDGDAPAVLLTISVPNTWLHS
- a CDS encoding DMT family transporter — protein: MTRAVALLGVVGISFSAIFVGLADVGATTATFYRTALAAPVLLALAAARGLLPRAGGPAWSAAGVRFALATGAIFALNVTVWHVNIAVAGAGLSTLMGNLQVVLVGVIAWWLHGERPTALTLALLPVLLVAVAMIAGVVGEPTTIARPGWAAGLGLATAAANATYLLSFREASRRLPSPLAALVLVTFAAAATTWALSPADPAFAVRVPADAFVWLAALALVSQVGGWLAITPALRRLPTLEVGMLLLLQPMLTILWGALIFGERHTWVQWTGVAILVAGLALVQVRGAIRPARPPAAPAGGVAGAPQAPAGDQE
- a CDS encoding ABC transporter permease, whose protein sequence is MTDAATAGTTRSHPRRRLLRRLARNPNVMVGGVLIALFVVVAAFAPWLTPMDPYAQDLWTRYEPPRGLWVDGALNTEFVLGGDALGRDILSRLIIGTRVSLMVGFLATSLSLVFGVVLGAVAGYLGGLVDDVIMRFMDVLLALPGILLAIAIVAALGPNIVNAMLAIAVVRIPTMARVVRSEVLALREQEFVESARALGGGHVHILVRHVVTNAWAPALVLATLGMGTAIVAEAALSFLGLGTQPPDVSWGRMLSVGREVIRTSPHVTLFPGVAITLTVLAFSLLGDGLRDVFDRRLKDGA
- a CDS encoding ABC transporter permease, producing MGITGYVLKRLISLAITLLGVSVIVFLLVHLSPGDPIRIMLGEQARPEDVQRLTELYGFDEPLPVQYVRWMAAAVQGDLGDSIRSGTPVIELVAQRLPATLELAVVALILAVAIGIPLGVLAAVTRNSPIDLASMGLALVGVAAPNFWIGLILLSTVAANVGWIPAFGRGPGVLEALGLGVTEFRWGPLGDAARHLLLPSLAIGTSIMAIITRMTRSSLLEVLGLDYVRTARAKGVRRAVVTVRHALRNAILPVVTVVGLQFGFLLGGAIVTETVFAWPGIGRLIVDSIAQRDFPVVQGSILMLAVVFVFVNLIVDLSYGLINPRIRYD
- a CDS encoding ABC transporter substrate-binding protein is translated as MTKLFSAPLALILAGLLALGSAQAQSTLTIGTVAEASDLDPRITYDVYSYQRMYAIMEPLLIFDTDLSYQPRLATSWSFAEDGSSITFELREGVEFHHGEPFTAEDVKYTFDWMLNPDNPAANPALYEDITNVEILDDSTVRFDLTGDNAFILNSIARLHIVPADLGENEDFGSAPVGTGPFVFESWARDDRMVLEANEDYWGGAPKVDRVEFRPIIEDTTRLIALESGEIDLYYGQPVRSELENVEASDAIDVQRVDGLGHQYVAFNTEHPELGDARVRQAISHLIPREGIVDRILEGVGSVGTGPIAPSSVYFEPDAETYPYDPERAAELLAEAGVDQLSVRLHTNENPVRPLMAEILQFEAAQIGVEIEIIIEEFGAFIDRLLDSTDYDLFLIGWSGNVDPNYAMYELFHSEGGSNFTAYGNPALDALLDEGRRLPPGSDESIATYQEAQRVLMDDAPFAFINHSEEVALSRAAVEGWEAHPYSSATFANLHLVEITD
- a CDS encoding Xaa-Pro peptidase family protein, with the translated sequence MNPNDVTLVREKHAQLDAWLPALEADAWLVLTREDSDPAVHLLTGDGVVGEAAFLMTREGRKVAVVADYDVDPFERTGVFEVVSYGTGGFMEPLRTLLEDVAPTTVAVNASTADPLADGLSVGMLHKLGTILPVEPFDARLRPAPTALADLRALKTPEELRRLREAVRITETVLDEVGEFLRAGRTEREVAAFVKERHRHYGVTHSFGDGANVMVGHVGMGHRPASDAELTPGDTVVVDMGVYVEGYTSDIQRAWYVRRDGETAAPPEIEHRFRTGHDAMMKAIDAMKPGVAGWELDRIAREHLEANGIPAYTHALGHQIGRAVHDGGTTLAPLNARYGERGKPAIRAGEVYTVEPVVHGRTGVDGPPVGHEQDVLVTEDGHEVLSHPPTRFPLV
- a CDS encoding flavin reductase family protein, giving the protein MIPGSRSTPPGAPETAVPSPAHPRPHVRHDAGDAFFGYYPGPVAVITARHEGAVNVMSAGWHAALSADPPLYGVAVAPERHTHALITAAGAFAVHFLGLERADAIQGAGVLSGADVPDKLAALNLAWREGDHGLPILEDAYLAYACTVRDRHPAGDHDWFVGDVTGVYADPGAYPDRLLDPAVASAAMYYGRSRYEGLGHGTVRTFDVEALRALANDGEGGA